TAACGGAGCGCTTTTAAACATGAAATCTTTTGTCATCCAAGAAGATGCATTGTCGTTGAAGGAGTCATTTTTCGCCAGCTTGTTTCCAGTAAATGTGGCCTGATTACCCTTTTCAAGAATAACTTTCACTTTCTCATCACTTGAAGACCCAAAAGCCACGCGTCCACTAGTCACATTCACGTTGGCATACGTCGCTTTGGACACCAAATCAAACGAAGTACCCAATACTTCTACGGTGGCTTTTTCACCCAATATCACGAAAGGTCTTTCTGAATCTTTAGCTACATCAAAGTAGGCCTGTCCGTCTAGTCTAACCACCCTTTTATCCTGATCCATTTTTTTCGAATAACTGAAAGTCGAATTTTCATTCAGCCAAATAATAGAACCGTCTGCCAGTTCCAGCTTTTTTATTTCACCTTCAGTAGTATTAGCGATCAATTGCTCGGATTGATTCTGATATTGAAAAACAATGAATCCTAGCCCAACAATCAAAGTAATCACTGCAGCTACTTTATAAAGGATGTTTTGTCCTCCTGATTTTGATTCCCCAATAGCATTTGCTACTGATTTCCAAGCGCGATCTACATCGGGCTGAAAGTTTGTGAAGCTGATCTCTGATGAGAGATAGATCTTTTCAATCTCATCGAAGGCCCTTTGGTTCGCATCAGACAAAGCTACCCATTGCTCCACCTGCTGTCGCTCTTTTGCATTGAGCTCACCCTTTAAATAGGCCAGTATTTTAAATTCCAATTCTTGCATTTTAGTCGTCGTTCAATGGTATGTCAAGCAAACCATTTCAATCCCCCATAAAATTTCAAAAAATATTCACCAAAAGAAGCAACATTATTTTATCCCAAATTGGATTAAGGTTCTCTCTCAATTTTTTTAAGGCCAAACCAATCTGATTCTCAACAGTTTTCACAGAAATATCTAGTTCTTCAGCTATTTCCTTGTAGGTCATCCCCGCATTCCTACTAAGGTTAAAAATGATTCTACACTTGTTAGGAAGAGACTCTATCGCACTATGCACATACTCCCTTAATTCGTCCATGATCATCTCTTGCTCACGGTTATCTTCCTCCATAAAACCAACACCATCCAGATCTACCTTCTTTTGTTCTTTAGGTAGTTGAAGTTTCAGGTAATTAAATGACCGATTTCTTATCGCTGTGAAAAGATATGATTTTATAGATGTGGTGATAGTCAGACTCGCTCTTCTCTCCCAAATGTTGATAAAAACTTCTTGTACTACCTCCTCCGCAACTTGCTCGTCTCTTACATACTTCATGCAAAACTTACATAGGTCGGAGTAATAAGTCCTGAATATTTGCTCAAATGCACCCCTATCGTGATTGGATAGGCGCTGGATTAATTCGTCTTCGTCAGAAATATGCACTTATATCGTTTAGGTAATTGCGGCAAATGTACAAGAATTAGAAATTCATGCAAAAACAAGGAACTATTGAATGGATCGTAGGATATAATCTCTAAAAATCAAAGGCGAAGGCAGGTCAAAATCCGCACGTTCGTTTTTTCCTGTAATCGCAACCACTAACTCTAGATGAGGGACCACATATAATCGCTGTTCACCAATCCCTCCAGCAAAGAAAGTATCATTTACTTCAAGAAAAGGAAGAAAACCATTATTATCAGCATAACGCCACCACATCCAACCAAAATCATTAAAATAATCAATATTCGTCTGAACATCGACAGAAGACTTCATGTATTCGGGATTCACAATTTGATTACCAAACCAATCACCTTCTTCCAAATACAGGTAGCCTAGTTTGGCTAGATCAAGTGTTGACAATGATACTCCCCAAGCCATATTTGCATTGTCTCCAACCCTGGCTACATCAAAACTTCCCACACTGATGGAATTGAAAACTTCATTCAACAAAAAGCTATGTATACCGTCTCCATATTGGCTTTCTATCACTTCAGTGATTATAATAGGAATTGCGCTATTATAAGCGTATCTGCTACCCGGCAACGCATCTAAAGGTTTGGTAATAAGATATTCTGCCCAGTTTTCACTTTCTATCATCCGATCTATATCGCTGAGCTGACCATCAAAAACTCCACTCAACTCATTCCAACTCAGACCACTTTTCATAGTCATCAAATGCGCGAAGGTGATGTTCTTTTTCAAAGGAAAATCTTCAAACTCCTCTTCAAAAGCAGGTAAATACTTATAGATAGAATCACTTACCGAACTAATCAATCCCATATCAATGGCCCGGCCTAAAGCCAAATTTGAAACAAAACTACTTACGCCTCCCAGTTCAAACTGAGTACTACGGTCATTTCCATAGTAATATTTCTCATAAATCAGATTGCCAGACTTTACCACTACTAACGATTCGATGCCTTGCCCGGGCTGAGTCACAATTACTGAGTCCATTTCCAGCAATCTGGCTTCATCCATTTCTAATTCTCTTGGCTGAAGCACAGGCCATACATTTTGGTCAGAAGGAATAGATTCATCATAAAAGCAACTTGTAGTTGCCCACCCAAAAACTATCATTATGATTAAAAATCTCTTCATCTGAACTTCCCTACTTTCATGACCAAACCAAAACTAAGCCCATTGAAGTCGTCATTGCTTAATCCGGTAATTTCTAATTGATTCATCCACCGATATCCAGCAAAGGCATTTACAGCCAGAAACTTGGCAAGAATATAATCCACACTCACTTGCAACTGCAGCACCCTGAATTTGTCCGATAAAAACGCTTCCCCTGTTTCCGAATGAGACCAAATCACTTCTCCAAACCCTACCTTAGATTCAAAATTGAATTCATAGTCTCTTTCTAAATTTGTTCTATAACCCAATACAAAACCCGCATGTTTGTAGTTCATCTGAAACGAATTAGGAAAGATTAGCCGCTCTTGATACTTGTTGTCATTATAAATGAGGTTGTAAAAACCTATTTCGATGTGATTCTTCATGATCACTGCAGCCTGAATACCAAAACTATTGGTATGATCCGGTGCTACAGGGGCATTTTCATAAACTCCACCTATATATCCTTTGGGTAACAAGGAAGACTTTTGCGTCCCTATGGCTAACGAATCTGATTGTGCAAATACACTCGTATTGACGCCCAAAAGCACAATAAAAAAAATAAATAGAAGGTGTATTTTCATTTTGTAATTTATGACCTAACAACAATTAAACAGACTCAATTGCTTATTGAAAGATAAAGTAATTTATAAGAAAAAAGGACTTACCGATTGGCAAGTCCTTTTATGCTAGAATATATTATCGTTTCTAAAATTTGAACTTTAACTCTGCGCTATATAACCTTCCTATAAATGGAGACGCTGTAAATTCTCTAATTTCTGAGTCGAAAAGATTGGTCACCTGACCTGAAAGCGTCATATAGTCGGTGATATTATAACCTAATCCAATATCAACATTTACAAAACCACCTAACGGGCCATAATTCCATGTGTCAGTACTTCTGGCATCTTCTACGATTGGCGTACCTCTATATGTCCATCCTGGCTTGGTCTCCGAAGCAATTTGATAACTAGAATAGTAGTTGTATGCTTGAACCCATCTCATAAATACGGTACCGAACCACTTGTCCGAACTATAATTCAGGCCAAGGCTCATTTTATTTTTGGGTGAGTTAACCAGAATATCCAAGTCATTTACTTCACCGTCACCATTAAAGTCATTCTCCATATCATTTTCATCAACAGAGTAGTTAAAATATGAATAATTCAAATCAGCGCTTAGGTTATCATTAAAGTAATAGCTAAGCCCAAAATCGGCTCCATAGGTATTTACTTTACCAAAATTGATATAGGTAGCTACCAATCCTCCATAAATTCCATATCCGGATTGTACCTGATCCATAGGGACATCGCCTCTCTCGGTAGCAACACCCACTACTGTCACAGGACTCAAGAAGTCTTTAGACATATTGTAATATGCATTGGCATCTACAAACAATCGATTAGGCACTACTTGACCTTTGTACCCTATCTCAAATGTTTGTATTTTTTCAACTTTTTGTTTCTCCACTGTGGTGCCATCAGTTAATGTAAATCCTTGCGCATTCCCCAGGATCAATCCACTAAACAAGTCTCCGTACATATTCAAAATGGTCGGTGCTGCGATTCCTTGTCCGTAGGTCAATCTCCAAGCTCCATTACCCACAGTCTTTACCAACCCAAATTTTGGAACAAAGTTGAAATCATAAATTTCATGATTATCAGCTCTAAAGGCTGCTACTGCTTTCCAGGTATCAGCAAATTTGTATTGTACCTGACCATACCACCCCATTTGATACACATTCAAATCATCAGAATCATCCAATAGATAAGTGTCATTACTATCAGCCATATCTTGTTGGTATTGGATACCTGTCACGATTTCTACATCACCAAAGGTATTGTGGTACTGTACTTCACTATTGATACGTTTGGAATCATCCTGAAAAATAGCGCCACTTCCATAAGAAAAAGCTCCTCCGGCTTCCTCAGGTGTCATTCCAGAATCAATACCTCTATAGTATTGCTTTGTTCTTTCGTCAATCGCATAAGTACTGTCTGTCTTACTCGAAGTATAGTAAACTTGAGCAAACCAATTTTCGGAGGTATATCTCAAATGTGTGAAAAAGATATTCCAATCCTTGATTTGATTTCTACCCACATTGGTTGGGGCTAGATAGGTACTATTGGAATATCCAGAAGAGAGAATGATATCAGATTCGGCATTGGGACTAAAGTATAAAGCACCTTCCACTCTGTTGAAAGCAAAATCATTATCTAGTTCAAACTCTTCATAACCCTCTTTGATGCCATCTGCATCTCGATCTATATAAACCGAATCAGCAAAAGAGAATTCTTCTCCCTGTGTATGCTCGGCAGTTAGCTTAAAGCTAAACTTTTCATTGACTACCTGTGCATGTCTGGCTCTTACAGAAAACATAGATTGGTTTCCCGCATTAACCGCTACTGTAGTTCCTTCTGAAGTTCTTGGGTCTTTAGAAATGATATGCACCAAACCATTATGGGCATTGGGTCCATAAAGCGCTGAGTTGGGCCCGAGGATCACTTCCACTCTTTCTATATCTTCTTTGATTTGGGTGTTGAGGGGTCCAAACGGCAATCCGGTAGCAATCAAGGTAGCCAATCGACCATCTGCTACTTGCAAATTCTTAGAATTAAAATTGCTATTAAAACCACGAATATTCACACCTGTACCAACCACACCTGAGCGTACAAAGTCCACGCCCTTTACTCTAGCCAATAATTCACCTGGATTAAAAGATGGCAACTCATCAATCTGCTTAGAAGTAATGACACCAATAGTAGCAGGAGACTCTGTTAGCTTCTCTGCCATTCTGGTTCCGGAGATTACCACCTGATCACTAAGAAATAATGACTCTTTAAGATTGATAGTGCCGATGTCTTGGTTACCACCATTGACTGTGACATTTATATTTTGGTCCTTAAAACCTACATAAGATATAAGCAACTTGTAAGTTCCGTCTGCAACATTATCTAAGGTAAATGAACCATCTGCCGCTGTAATGGTCCCCTGATTTGTTTCCGTAAGTCTAATATTTGCTCCTATCAAAGGTTCATCTGTATCACCGTCCATAATTCGACCAGTGATTGAGTTTTGTCCTACCGATTGAAAGCAAACAAATAGCAGCCCCACGAGCATTGTCGTAAAAGTTCTAATCATCGTTTTGTTTTTTTAGTTGTATCAGCATTAGCCTACTTTTTCAGCTAATTCTTTAAACTTAGAGAATGCCTCTATCGGTTTGGGGTGGTTGACTAAATCGGAAATCCTTGACTATCGTTATTTAATTCCCTTGTTTTAAACGCATCTTATTGATTAACAGTAAGTTGTATTCCAATATTGTAGGTACGACTTTGTTTTACAAAAATTGGTTGTTTTTTGGACCGAATACAATGGTAATAAAGCCGACTAACTAAAGCCTGCTTGTCTTGCATACAAATCCAAAAAATAATGCTTATTTCGTCTGACCGTGAAGTTCGGATCTGGCTAAAGTGACTGTGCGTGGAATGTAATTTTCCAGCTCAGTGAGTACCTGATTGAGGATAAAAGATTTGTGTGGATCTGTGAAGTGCTCTCTGGACAAGCTCACAATAGAATCCAACATCGTTTCTGCATTTATTTTACCCGTTTTCAGCTGGGCTATTTCATAGTACCACTTTATAGTAGGTAGATATATTTCCTTCTTCTGATCTTGTTGGTCTTTCTTCAGCAGCTCATACCGTTTAAATATCTGTAGTACCTTTTCGTACTTCTTCTGCCTGACAAGCCCCTGTACATATCCTGTAAAAAAAGAATACCAACGTTGGGTAAGGATATCATTTTTGTGAATTCGTAGAAATGAATCGGCAATAAGTTCTCCCCTCTCTGGTTGATTATTTAGGTTTAGACACTTGATATAGAAAGACACGAAACCAATTTTATGATAGAAATTGTCAATGTTTCTAATTTCTGAAAACGATTCCTTCAAAAGGTTCAAGGCCTCCTCTATTTTACCTTGCCTAATGAGTATAGAACTGAAATTACTCAAATACTGCACATGGTCTGAGTTTTTTTGGCGAATGGACAAATATCCATATTCCTCAGCTTGCTGCAACACGTCAAATTTGGAGTGAAGCATCAAGCGATTGGCATAGTAATTATATAATATCCTTCGGGTATAAAACTTGCCTTTCACCAAGAGCTTGTCTAGCTTATCATACACTTCTTTGAGTTTGTCAAACTCTCTACTATTGAAATACAAAAAGGTAAGCCGAATGACGGCCATATATCTATTAAACCCATCCAGTTGCTCATTGTCAAACAAATCCAACATCCAATCTTCCCATTCACTAGTATCTTCTATTTTATGGTTAAACTGATCAATAATATGAACGGTCGCCGAATGAAGTTTTTGATTGATTACCTTGGACTCATCATAAACCGATTGATACTTTGAAATAAAAGCATTTACCATCTCATAAGGCTCATACCTCAATCTGATCAATAAGAAATGGCGATAATTAAGCACCATTTCAAAGAACTTCATAAAGTTGTGAATGGGGTGTTGGTAGTTTTTAATTCGTCGCAGCAATAGCTTTTCTTCTTGCGGAGTAATCGCATCGGTAATCACCTTGCGATCCATCTCATTGATCCATTCAAAAAACTTATCTACGTCAATAGCATCCAGTTTTTCTTGCACCCACCGCATCATTCCTGAGTACTTGCGCTTGTCTATGAAAGTATTGAAAGGCTCCTTGCTACCACGATTGTGCGCATTGACCTGGATCTTTTTCAGGATGCTCAGCTTTTGGTCATCGTCGAACTGCTGAACATTGACTAGATAGTCTGCCTCATGGGGCAATACATCAGATGCAAAGGCGGTGAATTTTTTAAGCTTTACCTTCAAGGTTATGATTTATTTAGACAAAAAATCGTGTAGTATTTCGTTAGTCTCTTCTGGTTTATCAAATGAAATGAAATGACCACAATCAGGAATGAATTTCAGCGTCACATTCGACATTTGACCAGCTCCTCTTTCTCCTACCGCCTGTGTTGTCAAATCCGGATTCAAATATTTATTAGGAATCAACCCATCATTAGCCCCATACACAACTAAGGTCCTTTGTTTAATATTCTTCAATTGATCAAAAATGGGTTCGTCCAGCATCGCATGCATTCCTCCTACTACAGCCTGACAATAAGCATTGAAGTCTTCAGCTTCGATCATTTTCAAACGGTCTTGTATCATAAATTCAACATCTGACGGCATGCTATAAAAGTTTAAAGACCAGTTGGCTCGGATCTGTGCTTCTGTTGCATCCTCCACTGAAGCTACAGTAAAAACTGTTTTCAGCCAAGTCGCTTGCTCCGACGAAAATGTTTCAAATCCAGCTGGCGCCAGCAAGATCAATTGATCGAACTGATCAAGTCTTTTCAATACAGTAGTCACGGCAACTTGCCCACCCATACTATGCCCCACCAGCACTACATTCTTCAACCCTAACTGGTCCATGATCTTCAGAACAATCATTGCGTATTCGTTCATGCTAATAGAGGCATTACCTTTTGAAGACATGCCATAGCCTGGCAAATCAATCGCCACACATCTATATTTAGATTTTAATGCATCTATATTTTTGTACCACGACGGTAGATAAGTAGCCAATCC
The sequence above is drawn from the Reichenbachiella sp. genome and encodes:
- a CDS encoding FecR family protein encodes the protein MEFKILAYLKGELNAKERQQVEQWVALSDANQRAFDEIEKIYLSSEISFTNFQPDVDRAWKSVANAIGESKSGGQNILYKVAAVITLIVGLGFIVFQYQNQSEQLIANTTEGEIKKLELADGSIIWLNENSTFSYSKKMDQDKRVVRLDGQAYFDVAKDSERPFVILGEKATVEVLGTSFDLVSKATYANVNVTSGRVAFGSSSDEKVKVILEKGNQATFTGNKLAKNDSFNDNASSWMTKDFMFKSAPLSQVAETLSEHFNVKIKVDEAIKNCLITSSFEDKELDEILSTFEAIANIKNERNGKTIKLTGPGC
- a CDS encoding RNA polymerase sigma-70 factor; translation: MHISDEDELIQRLSNHDRGAFEQIFRTYYSDLCKFCMKYVRDEQVAEEVVQEVFINIWERRASLTITTSIKSYLFTAIRNRSFNYLKLQLPKEQKKVDLDGVGFMEEDNREQEMIMDELREYVHSAIESLPNKCRIIFNLSRNAGMTYKEIAEELDISVKTVENQIGLALKKLRENLNPIWDKIMLLLLVNIF
- a CDS encoding alpha/beta hydrolase, encoding MRLNIALLILMTTAMTGSKTFSQAPNIVSDVITEYRYPVNYVKVDQDTQVAYVDEGEGSKTLLFVHGLATYLPSWYKNIDALKSKYRCVAIDLPGYGMSSKGNASISMNEYAMIVLKIMDQLGLKNVVLVGHSMGGQVAVTTVLKRLDQFDQLILLAPAGFETFSSEQATWLKTVFTVASVEDATEAQIRANWSLNFYSMPSDVEFMIQDRLKMIEAEDFNAYCQAVVGGMHAMLDEPIFDQLKNIKQRTLVVYGANDGLIPNKYLNPDLTTQAVGERGAGQMSNVTLKFIPDCGHFISFDKPEETNEILHDFLSK
- a CDS encoding TonB-dependent receptor, with the translated sequence MIRTFTTMLVGLLFVCFQSVGQNSITGRIMDGDTDEPLIGANIRLTETNQGTITAADGSFTLDNVADGTYKLLISYVGFKDQNINVTVNGGNQDIGTINLKESLFLSDQVVISGTRMAEKLTESPATIGVITSKQIDELPSFNPGELLARVKGVDFVRSGVVGTGVNIRGFNSNFNSKNLQVADGRLATLIATGLPFGPLNTQIKEDIERVEVILGPNSALYGPNAHNGLVHIISKDPRTSEGTTVAVNAGNQSMFSVRARHAQVVNEKFSFKLTAEHTQGEEFSFADSVYIDRDADGIKEGYEEFELDNDFAFNRVEGALYFSPNAESDIILSSGYSNSTYLAPTNVGRNQIKDWNIFFTHLRYTSENWFAQVYYTSSKTDSTYAIDERTKQYYRGIDSGMTPEEAGGAFSYGSGAIFQDDSKRINSEVQYHNTFGDVEIVTGIQYQQDMADSNDTYLLDDSDDLNVYQMGWYGQVQYKFADTWKAVAAFRADNHEIYDFNFVPKFGLVKTVGNGAWRLTYGQGIAAPTILNMYGDLFSGLILGNAQGFTLTDGTTVEKQKVEKIQTFEIGYKGQVVPNRLFVDANAYYNMSKDFLSPVTVVGVATERGDVPMDQVQSGYGIYGGLVATYINFGKVNTYGADFGLSYYFNDNLSADLNYSYFNYSVDENDMENDFNGDGEVNDLDILVNSPKNKMSLGLNYSSDKWFGTVFMRWVQAYNYYSSYQIASETKPGWTYRGTPIVEDARSTDTWNYGPLGGFVNVDIGLGYNITDYMTLSGQVTNLFDSEIREFTASPFIGRLYSAELKFKF
- a CDS encoding serine hydrolase, yielding MKRFLIIMIVFGWATTSCFYDESIPSDQNVWPVLQPRELEMDEARLLEMDSVIVTQPGQGIESLVVVKSGNLIYEKYYYGNDRSTQFELGGVSSFVSNLALGRAIDMGLISSVSDSIYKYLPAFEEEFEDFPLKKNITFAHLMTMKSGLSWNELSGVFDGQLSDIDRMIESENWAEYLITKPLDALPGSRYAYNSAIPIIITEVIESQYGDGIHSFLLNEVFNSISVGSFDVARVGDNANMAWGVSLSTLDLAKLGYLYLEEGDWFGNQIVNPEYMKSSVDVQTNIDYFNDFGWMWWRYADNNGFLPFLEVNDTFFAGGIGEQRLYVVPHLELVVAITGKNERADFDLPSPLIFRDYILRSIQ